Proteins encoded together in one Leptospira bourretii window:
- a CDS encoding Crp/Fnr family transcriptional regulator, which produces MSVEEIKVVNYSKGAAIVVQNSINTGNFFIVRSGRVSVDSEHIVVDHELAFYEAGDSFGLVSALTEHRFLVTLFADTDVELVQIPIRLLGSYLKERKELAMKILGLYSRELRTLQKHLSKANKPADRDYHPERLVLNARTYLSWQKPNLAAYSLQTFIKWSKENNSTENLSEATELLRSIGSNYKPFVWESMQSNLEAGEILFVESEKNNEIYVVLEGNVKLFSIVRGYEYVIDVLGPGEIFGEMSLIDNAPRMASAITETKSKVLRVTAENLFESVGPSLLQKIFESIARRIWFSHQRLVILRLKTPVIRLYAYLYNSIRDQDIRLGRTLDESLANAHTIYIQMEELCNMCGIIKVKQDTIQEFLSDTNLVIEPSRITIKSRKRLEEKLGHYKSKEGQIVA; this is translated from the coding sequence GTGTCTGTAGAAGAAATCAAAGTTGTTAATTATTCCAAAGGTGCTGCCATTGTTGTGCAGAATTCCATTAATACAGGAAACTTTTTTATTGTCAGGTCTGGCCGTGTGTCCGTTGATTCCGAACACATTGTGGTGGATCATGAGCTTGCTTTTTACGAAGCAGGCGATAGTTTTGGACTCGTTTCCGCTCTCACCGAACATCGGTTTTTAGTGACCTTGTTTGCTGACACAGATGTAGAACTAGTACAAATTCCTATCCGACTTCTCGGCTCTTATCTCAAAGAAAGAAAAGAACTTGCAATGAAAATTTTGGGTTTGTATTCAAGAGAACTCAGAACCTTACAAAAACATCTCTCCAAAGCAAATAAACCAGCCGATCGTGATTACCATCCTGAACGTTTAGTGCTCAATGCTCGGACTTACCTTTCTTGGCAAAAACCAAATTTAGCTGCTTATTCCCTACAGACGTTTATCAAATGGTCAAAGGAAAATAACTCAACAGAGAATTTATCAGAAGCCACTGAATTACTCAGATCCATTGGATCCAATTACAAACCTTTTGTTTGGGAGAGTATGCAATCCAATTTAGAAGCCGGCGAAATTCTGTTTGTCGAAAGTGAAAAAAATAACGAAATCTATGTTGTGTTAGAAGGGAATGTCAAACTATTCAGCATTGTTCGCGGGTATGAGTATGTAATCGATGTTTTGGGGCCTGGTGAAATTTTTGGGGAGATGTCATTGATTGACAATGCCCCGCGAATGGCTTCGGCCATTACAGAAACAAAAAGTAAAGTACTCCGTGTTACTGCAGAAAACCTCTTTGAATCAGTGGGACCGTCTTTGTTACAAAAAATCTTTGAGAGCATTGCCAGACGGATTTGGTTTTCACACCAACGTTTGGTGATCCTTCGGTTGAAAACACCTGTGATTCGACTTTATGCTTATTTGTATAATTCGATTCGAGACCAGGACATCCGTTTGGGTAGAACTTTAGATGAAAGCCTTGCCAATGCTCATACCATTTACATCCAAATGGAAGAACTTTGTAATATGTGCGGGATCATCAAAGTCAAACAGGACACCATCCAAGAATTTTTGTCCGACACAAATCTTGTAATTGAACCGAGTCGTATCACGATCAAAAGCCGCAAACGTTTGGAAGAAAAATTGGGACATTATAAATCAAAAGAGGGGCAGATTGTCGCTTAA
- the eboC gene encoding UbiA-like protein EboC (EboC, a homolog the polyprenyltransferase UbiA, belongs to system of proteins involved in the trafficking of precursor metabolites to an extracytoplasmic compartment so that the biosynthesis of certain natural products, such as scytonemin, can be completed.) yields the protein MNLKAYLTLLRPANVITALADILAGMAIVGFVWKDSTPIFLFLSTICLYGGGVVLNDYFDVVIDTKERPERPIPSGKVSKHSALVFGSILLGLGLLFSFLYQTQSGWIVCFIILAILTYNRFAKHHSILGPVVMGLCRGGNLILGMSLVTNIESNRLFLSLFPIVYIAAITMISRDEVHGGKKTNLVVAGVLYLIVVFSQLTLSFFIGNFYYSFPFGLLHLGMIFPPLLAAYKNPIGPNIGKAVKMGVISLIILNASFASSFGFVFVALLILCLLPVSLLLAKYFSVT from the coding sequence ATGAATTTAAAAGCTTACCTAACTTTACTGAGACCGGCAAATGTAATCACAGCTTTGGCTGATATACTTGCAGGTATGGCCATTGTGGGTTTTGTTTGGAAGGACAGTACCCCTATTTTTCTTTTTCTCTCCACCATATGTCTGTATGGTGGAGGAGTTGTTTTAAACGATTATTTTGATGTAGTGATCGATACGAAGGAAAGACCGGAACGTCCTATTCCCAGCGGTAAGGTTTCTAAACATTCAGCCTTAGTGTTTGGTAGTATCCTACTAGGACTTGGTCTTTTGTTTTCTTTTTTATATCAAACACAAAGTGGATGGATTGTTTGTTTCATTATTTTGGCAATTCTAACTTACAACCGTTTTGCGAAACACCATTCAATTTTAGGGCCAGTGGTTATGGGGCTTTGCCGTGGTGGTAATTTGATTTTAGGAATGAGTTTGGTAACTAATATTGAATCCAACCGGCTTTTTCTTTCTCTTTTCCCAATTGTTTACATAGCAGCAATCACGATGATTAGTCGAGATGAAGTCCATGGTGGAAAAAAAACTAACTTAGTGGTTGCCGGTGTATTATATTTGATTGTGGTTTTTTCGCAATTGACACTTTCTTTTTTCATAGGGAATTTTTATTACAGTTTTCCTTTCGGACTTTTGCATTTGGGAATGATTTTCCCTCCTCTTCTTGCGGCCTACAAAAATCCCATTGGACCAAATATTGGTAAGGCGGTAAAAATGGGTGTAATATCCCTTATCATTTTAAATGCATCTTTTGCTTCCAGTTTTGGATTTGTTTTTGTCGCTCTTTTGATTCTTTGTTTGTTGCCGGTTTCTTTGTTGTTGGCAAAATATTTTTCGGTTACCTGA
- a CDS encoding 3-dehydroquinate synthase: MFESLYPSLSSEFQVKFRYTVQFTKKIFHPENPTLSRFFISEQNLGTTKKALVVLDEGLLSHFPNLVSEIRSYFQGLSQVVQLTSDIMVIPGGESCKNNPKIWDSIVCAVDQFGIDRHSYIIGIGGGAILDLVGYVAAVSHRGIRLVRIPSTVLSQNDSGVGVKNSINYQGKKNFLGTFAPPVAVFNDLSFLESLDDRDWRSGMAEAIKVALIKDPIFFEWIESNAENLKNRNLDTMSYLIHRCAKLHMDHIANGDPFEFGSSRPLDFGHWAAHKLEYLTEFSLRHGEAVAIGMALDTVYSYQNQFLPKESRDRILVLLKQLGFATYHPKLSENNKENLYLGLREFQEHLGGRLTIMLLCGIGISKEVHEMDAKTLADSVNFLEQYT, encoded by the coding sequence ATGTTTGAAAGTTTATATCCTTCTCTTTCTTCTGAGTTCCAAGTTAAATTTCGTTATACTGTTCAGTTTACGAAAAAAATTTTTCATCCAGAAAATCCTACTTTGTCTCGATTTTTTATTTCTGAACAGAACTTAGGAACTACAAAAAAAGCTTTGGTTGTTTTAGATGAAGGTTTACTCTCTCATTTCCCAAATTTAGTTTCCGAAATTCGCAGTTATTTCCAGGGTTTGTCTCAAGTAGTTCAACTAACGAGTGATATAATGGTGATTCCTGGTGGAGAAAGTTGTAAAAACAATCCAAAAATTTGGGATTCTATAGTTTGTGCCGTGGACCAGTTTGGGATCGATCGTCACTCTTATATCATCGGTATTGGTGGAGGTGCCATTCTCGATTTAGTAGGTTATGTGGCGGCTGTTTCACACAGAGGAATCCGCTTGGTCCGAATTCCTAGTACAGTTTTATCACAAAATGATTCGGGAGTAGGAGTAAAAAATAGCATCAACTACCAAGGTAAAAAAAACTTCCTTGGAACTTTTGCACCACCTGTAGCCGTGTTTAATGATCTCAGCTTTTTAGAAAGTTTAGATGATCGGGATTGGCGGTCCGGAATGGCAGAGGCAATCAAAGTTGCTTTGATCAAAGATCCAATTTTTTTTGAATGGATTGAATCCAATGCTGAAAATTTAAAGAATCGAAATTTAGATACAATGTCGTATTTAATCCATCGTTGCGCAAAACTACATATGGATCATATTGCAAACGGCGATCCATTTGAATTTGGTTCTTCTCGCCCCCTAGATTTTGGACATTGGGCAGCCCATAAATTAGAATACTTAACTGAGTTTTCATTGCGTCATGGTGAAGCTGTTGCGATTGGAATGGCTTTGGATACCGTGTATTCCTATCAAAATCAATTTTTACCAAAGGAAAGTAGGGATCGTATCCTGGTTTTATTGAAACAACTAGGATTTGCAACATATCATCCCAAATTATCCGAGAATAATAAAGAAAATTTATATTTAGGATTGCGAGAGTTCCAAGAACATCTTGGTGGTAGGCTCACCATTATGCTGTTATGTGGTATTGGAATCAGTAAGGAGGTTCACGAAATGGATGCAAAAACTTTGGCTGATTCTGTAAACTTTCTGGAACAATACACATGA
- a CDS encoding DoxX family protein yields the protein MKKFLVYSLGAFYITAGINHFFSPEFYLEMMPDYLPFHELLNVTSGLAEITLGSLVLYERMRKMASYGIILLLLAIYPANINMLLTALEGKDYGVPIWALYARLPFQFLFIYWAWLVRDYKWSSESTESM from the coding sequence ATGAAAAAGTTTCTCGTGTATTCTCTCGGGGCGTTCTACATAACAGCTGGCATCAATCATTTTTTCTCTCCCGAATTTTATTTGGAGATGATGCCTGACTACCTTCCTTTTCATGAACTATTGAATGTTACGAGTGGACTTGCAGAAATTACCTTGGGGTCCCTTGTTCTTTATGAAAGGATGCGAAAGATGGCAAGTTATGGAATTATCTTACTTCTTTTGGCGATTTACCCTGCCAATATCAATATGTTGTTAACCGCTTTGGAAGGCAAAGATTATGGTGTTCCAATCTGGGCTTTGTATGCACGATTACCATTTCAGTTTTTGTTTATTTATTGGGCATGGCTTGTGCGAGATTACAAATGGTCTAGTGAATCTACTGAATCAATGTAA
- the eboE gene encoding metabolite traffic protein EboE has protein sequence MKTKYGYLTYCSNIHPGESWSDHFLHLKSHLPKIHQSVSPEAPMGLGLRLSNEASLELMDPEVMAEWKDWLNKEGIYVFLINGFPYGGFHETVVKENVYRPDWATKERFDYTLRLFSILSELLPDGMEGGVSTPPLSYFYFDSNEFLRKERILSATEQIVNVAIHLIQMKLDRGQILHLDIEPEPDGILGNVKLWVEWFLSDFLPMVVPRIKTMLGVDRKVAEQMARDHIRICLDACHAAVSFEDNKSILSLLAEHSIQVGRIQISSALKINFLKGTNSLLDLVSSFDEPTYLHQVLIQSEDKTLESFPDLPQAIQNGKKQSVEWRIHFHVPVFLESYGLLSSTQKEVLELLNLQKQTKFTNALEVETYTWGVLPKEVQIPVSESIIRELQWVQSVLEDKNK, from the coding sequence ATGAAGACAAAATACGGCTATTTAACTTATTGTTCCAATATTCATCCTGGAGAATCCTGGTCCGATCATTTTTTACACCTAAAATCTCACTTACCTAAAATACACCAATCCGTTTCTCCTGAGGCACCAATGGGATTGGGGTTACGTTTAAGCAATGAAGCTTCCTTGGAGTTGATGGACCCTGAGGTTATGGCTGAATGGAAAGATTGGTTAAACAAAGAGGGGATTTATGTTTTTTTAATCAACGGGTTTCCCTATGGCGGTTTTCATGAAACCGTTGTTAAAGAAAATGTTTATCGACCCGATTGGGCAACGAAAGAAAGGTTTGATTACACTCTTCGTTTGTTTTCGATCCTCTCCGAATTATTGCCCGATGGAATGGAAGGGGGAGTTTCTACACCTCCATTGTCTTATTTTTATTTTGATTCAAATGAATTCTTGCGTAAAGAAAGGATTTTATCGGCAACCGAACAAATCGTAAATGTCGCAATACATCTGATCCAAATGAAATTGGATCGTGGCCAAATATTACATTTGGACATAGAGCCGGAACCGGATGGAATTTTAGGAAACGTAAAACTTTGGGTAGAATGGTTTTTGTCTGATTTTCTTCCAATGGTTGTACCAAGAATCAAAACTATGTTAGGTGTAGACCGGAAAGTCGCTGAACAAATGGCCAGAGATCATATTCGCATTTGTTTGGATGCCTGTCATGCTGCTGTAAGTTTTGAAGATAACAAAAGCATTTTATCCTTACTCGCAGAACATTCCATTCAAGTTGGCAGGATTCAAATTAGTTCTGCCTTAAAAATAAATTTTTTAAAAGGAACAAATTCATTATTAGACTTGGTTTCTAGTTTTGACGAGCCGACCTATCTCCACCAAGTGCTCATCCAATCGGAAGACAAAACATTGGAATCTTTTCCTGATTTACCACAAGCAATCCAAAATGGAAAAAAACAAAGTGTTGAATGGCGGATACATTTTCACGTTCCTGTATTTTTAGAATCCTACGGGCTTCTTTCTTCCACACAAAAGGAAGTATTAGAACTTTTAAATCTACAAAAACAAACTAAATTCACCAATGCTTTGGAAGTAGAAACCTACACATGGGGAGTTTTGCCAAAGGAAGTACAAATTCCAGTTTCAGAATCAATTATTCGTGAATTGCAGTGGGTACAATCTGTTTTAGAAGATAAAAATAAGTGA
- the perRA gene encoding peroxide-responsive transcriptional repressor PerRA, whose amino-acid sequence MDLSYQKTKELLESHGIRPTSQRLEMAHLLLERHQHLFAEEVFHLVNSHFPHASRATIFNNLKLFAEKGMLGTLELKSGVTHFDSNIGPHHHALNEETGEITDVEMDEVLESKVLDELKESYFRKTGKKLENVKLVITLRGK is encoded by the coding sequence ATGGATTTAAGTTACCAAAAAACCAAGGAACTCCTTGAATCTCATGGGATTCGCCCCACTTCGCAGAGATTGGAAATGGCACATTTGCTCCTAGAGCGACACCAACATCTTTTTGCAGAAGAAGTATTCCATTTGGTGAATTCCCATTTTCCACATGCATCTCGAGCCACCATTTTCAACAATCTCAAACTCTTCGCAGAAAAAGGAATGTTAGGAACTTTGGAACTAAAAAGTGGCGTGACACATTTTGATTCCAACATTGGTCCACACCACCATGCTCTCAATGAAGAAACTGGCGAGATCACTGACGTAGAGATGGACGAAGTACTTGAGTCCAAAGTTTTGGATGAATTGAAGGAAAGTTATTTTAGAAAGACAGGTAAAAAATTAGAGAACGTTAAACTTGTCATTACACTCAGAGGGAAATAA
- a CDS encoding ketopantoate reductase family protein — MQTKLPSIAISGIGSVTATIINALYQNSIPFKILCRNENRFQFLSENPIRFQGPNGHIVSIDLNEHLTNIHDRNDSFDYIFIGCKNQNLPEYLEETKTFLKPEGKWILIQNGIPEVHFESYQNKILGGVVGWNTQTLADGTYYQSNVGSLIIGGVPKPEPIWNQLLPPHIPIIRTDQITGFRWHKLAINSIINGLAASKQLSLGQLFLNKNSRKDALDTVTEIKSLMNHLKIEEQVVPGSFPIQKLGGGKGAMPTWIRHLILILLGLKYYKIRTSMVQDLDHGRKTEIDFINGEVVKIANTEGIQVPKNEWIVSKVKELEKSL, encoded by the coding sequence ATGCAAACGAAACTTCCTTCCATAGCCATTAGCGGGATCGGTTCCGTTACAGCGACCATCATCAATGCTCTTTATCAAAATTCCATTCCATTTAAAATTCTTTGTCGTAACGAAAACAGATTTCAATTTTTAAGTGAGAATCCCATTAGGTTCCAAGGACCTAATGGTCATATTGTTTCAATAGATCTAAATGAACACTTAACAAATATTCATGACCGTAATGATTCATTTGATTATATTTTCATTGGATGCAAAAATCAGAATCTTCCCGAATATTTAGAAGAAACCAAAACATTTTTGAAGCCAGAAGGGAAATGGATTCTCATTCAAAATGGAATTCCAGAAGTTCATTTTGAATCCTATCAAAATAAAATACTCGGCGGAGTTGTTGGTTGGAATACACAAACCTTAGCCGATGGAACTTATTACCAGTCAAATGTAGGAAGTCTCATTATAGGAGGAGTTCCAAAACCAGAACCAATCTGGAACCAACTACTTCCTCCGCACATCCCTATAATACGAACAGACCAAATTACTGGTTTCCGTTGGCATAAACTTGCAATCAATTCGATTATCAACGGATTAGCAGCCTCCAAACAGTTGAGTTTAGGTCAGTTGTTTCTAAATAAAAATTCAAGAAAAGATGCATTAGATACCGTGACAGAAATTAAATCACTGATGAATCATCTAAAGATTGAAGAACAAGTTGTTCCAGGATCTTTCCCCATTCAAAAATTAGGTGGTGGAAAAGGTGCTATGCCAACATGGATACGCCATCTAATACTAATTTTACTTGGCCTAAAGTATTACAAAATTCGTACTTCTATGGTCCAAGATTTAGATCATGGCCGAAAAACAGAAATTGACTTTATCAATGGTGAAGTTGTAAAAATTGCAAACACCGAAGGAATTCAAGTGCCAAAAAACGAATGGATTGTTTCGAAAGTAAAAGAATTAGAAAAGAGCCTATAA
- a CDS encoding PP2C family protein-serine/threonine phosphatase: MRYLFILLFFFVYPLGADVISLESGWTFQEEGKKEINPVLVGVPLVKQGYTVPLRGKYRLKIFVPTFPEFSQAIYMDRVHSADQTFWNGVPIGTTGSFSPDYYPYWHKVRYYEIPNSLLKQGENELVVDIECRETQFRCGIFRSIPYFGTQDEIKDKMVFEDVNQILIGALFFGIFLQQAIGYALNRSSKSGLYLAGTAIFFVGWRLPSINKIHFLLINPEILVRLLFFCQFIFPVFIMLFVHTLFDRRITKLAVITFFLDTVLAFTQLFSMEPDHRFYLVYIWYFLLAVKVPILIQLLVRNYKKTAEAIVVSLGALVATLFGIADVLTDLITGKNAYLTQYGILTFLFAGVLAIALQSARTRRELRNLNESLEMLITLRTQELHKQYKLLHDDLVMAAGLQAKLIPPMEFKHNTLSVASVFMPMEKIGGDYFDYYIHEDGSVTFLLCDVLGHGIAAALIASMLKVNFLEIAPKVKDPATFLLELNLKMLPVVEKNYITAVVSHFDLKHSILKYSVMGHPSPYSMNVVSNSLTPLGGRGPIMGWKKDILVETFSHRLSPGDRFFFYTDGITESQNKNRELYGESRLREQLVSGFHLSLSELNEKIKKDIRNFAFRLSDDVTYFTIDIK; this comes from the coding sequence TTGAGATATTTGTTTATCCTCCTTTTTTTCTTTGTTTATCCCCTTGGAGCAGACGTAATTTCCTTGGAATCCGGTTGGACTTTTCAAGAAGAAGGTAAAAAAGAAATTAATCCTGTGTTAGTTGGTGTTCCTCTAGTTAAACAAGGATACACAGTTCCCTTGCGAGGAAAATATCGACTAAAGATTTTTGTTCCAACTTTTCCAGAGTTTTCACAGGCAATCTATATGGATCGGGTACATTCTGCGGACCAAACTTTTTGGAATGGAGTTCCCATTGGCACAACTGGAAGTTTTTCACCTGACTATTACCCTTATTGGCATAAAGTTCGTTACTATGAGATTCCAAATTCATTATTGAAGCAGGGTGAAAATGAATTGGTTGTGGATATTGAATGTCGTGAAACACAGTTTAGGTGTGGTATCTTTCGATCAATTCCCTATTTTGGGACCCAAGACGAAATCAAAGATAAAATGGTTTTTGAAGATGTGAACCAAATCCTTATTGGTGCTTTATTTTTTGGGATTTTTCTGCAACAAGCAATCGGTTATGCTTTGAATCGATCTTCAAAATCTGGATTGTATTTAGCTGGTACGGCTATCTTCTTTGTGGGTTGGAGACTACCTTCTATCAATAAGATTCATTTTTTACTGATAAATCCGGAAATTCTTGTAAGACTTTTGTTTTTTTGCCAGTTTATTTTTCCCGTCTTTATCATGTTATTTGTGCATACTCTTTTTGATCGACGGATTACTAAACTTGCAGTCATTACATTCTTTTTAGACACAGTCCTTGCTTTCACACAACTGTTTTCGATGGAACCTGATCATCGATTTTATTTAGTTTATATTTGGTATTTTTTACTTGCTGTTAAGGTTCCGATCCTAATCCAGCTACTGGTCAGGAATTATAAAAAGACAGCGGAAGCCATAGTTGTATCCTTGGGGGCACTGGTAGCAACATTATTCGGAATTGCAGATGTCCTTACTGATTTGATAACTGGGAAAAATGCTTACCTAACTCAATATGGAATTTTAACATTTTTATTTGCAGGTGTACTTGCCATTGCTCTACAAAGTGCTAGGACGAGAAGGGAACTTCGAAATCTGAATGAATCACTTGAAATGCTCATCACCTTGCGCACACAAGAACTACACAAACAATATAAGTTGTTACATGATGATTTGGTGATGGCTGCCGGATTACAAGCCAAGTTGATCCCTCCTATGGAATTTAAACACAATACACTCAGTGTTGCTTCTGTATTTATGCCAATGGAAAAAATTGGTGGGGATTATTTTGATTATTATATTCACGAAGACGGCTCCGTAACATTTTTGTTATGTGACGTTCTTGGGCATGGGATTGCTGCTGCTTTGATCGCTAGTATGTTAAAGGTCAATTTTTTAGAGATAGCTCCTAAGGTAAAAGATCCCGCTACCTTTTTGTTAGAGTTAAACTTGAAAATGTTGCCAGTAGTCGAAAAAAATTATATCACTGCCGTTGTTAGTCATTTTGATTTAAAACATTCCATTTTAAAATATTCGGTGATGGGACACCCGAGTCCTTATTCCATGAATGTTGTTTCTAATTCCTTAACACCGCTAGGGGGAAGGGGGCCAATTATGGGTTGGAAAAAAGACATCCTAGTGGAAACATTTTCTCACCGACTTTCACCAGGGGATCGTTTCTTTTTTTATACCGATGGGATTACGGAAAGCCAAAATAAAAATAGGGAATTGTACGGAGAATCAAGGTTAAGGGAACAATTAGTGAGCGGGTTCCATCTTTCCCTTTCCGAATTAAACGAAAAAATTAAGAAGGATATTCGGAATTTCGCATTTCGTTTGTCAGATGACGTAACATACTTTACGATCGATATTAAATGA
- a CDS encoding alkaline phosphatase family protein has translation MKQSKNKVFQKTIVIDVVGLSSHLVGEFTPFLKKFLDQRKTLLIEPMLPAVTTSVQSTYLTGKLPKEHGIVGNGWYDQEDAEIKFWKQSNHLVSGEKIWERAKKIDPNFTCSKMFWWYNMYSSADYSVTPRPQYHADGVKAPDCYSHPPELREELQSTFGQFPLFNFWGPNASIKSTQWIADATIYVDKKYNPNLTLVYLPHLDYCLQKFGPDFSKIQKELLEIDSVLKQLIEYYESQKTKIVLLSEYGITPVNRPIHINRILRENGYLSVRKERWYELLDPGASKAFAVSDHQISHIYCNDPTNKKQIMEILSKVSGIKLILDKKSQKKYGIDHKRSGDIVLVADSESWFTYYYWLDERKAPDYARLVDIHRKPGYDPCEMFMDPKNPMIKLKAGLKLLRKKLGFRYLMDVIPLDASLVKGSHGALHQKKDFYPIFSSNKLYPQKEISATKVYDLIWDQMTSEI, from the coding sequence ATGAAACAATCAAAAAACAAAGTATTCCAAAAAACAATTGTCATTGATGTTGTTGGACTTAGCAGTCATTTGGTGGGAGAATTCACACCTTTTTTAAAAAAATTTCTGGACCAAAGAAAAACTCTCCTCATCGAGCCTATGTTACCTGCCGTTACAACAAGTGTCCAGTCTACTTACTTAACAGGAAAATTACCAAAGGAACACGGCATTGTTGGAAATGGATGGTATGACCAAGAGGATGCAGAAATAAAATTTTGGAAACAATCTAACCATTTAGTTTCTGGAGAAAAAATTTGGGAAAGAGCCAAAAAAATAGATCCGAACTTCACTTGTTCAAAAATGTTTTGGTGGTACAATATGTACTCTAGTGCCGATTATTCTGTCACCCCAAGACCACAATACCATGCTGATGGTGTCAAAGCACCTGATTGTTATTCGCATCCACCAGAACTTCGTGAAGAACTCCAATCAACTTTTGGTCAATTCCCACTATTCAACTTTTGGGGTCCGAATGCCAGTATCAAATCGACCCAATGGATCGCCGATGCAACTATCTATGTTGATAAAAAATATAATCCTAATTTAACGCTTGTATATCTTCCGCATCTAGACTATTGTCTTCAAAAGTTTGGTCCTGATTTTTCTAAGATTCAGAAAGAACTTTTGGAAATTGATTCTGTATTAAAACAGTTAATCGAATATTATGAATCACAAAAAACCAAAATTGTTTTGCTTTCTGAATATGGAATTACACCGGTCAATCGCCCCATCCATATCAACCGAATTTTAAGAGAGAATGGTTATCTTTCAGTTCGAAAAGAAAGATGGTATGAACTTTTAGATCCCGGTGCATCCAAAGCATTTGCTGTATCCGATCATCAAATTTCTCATATTTATTGTAATGATCCAACAAACAAAAAACAGATCATGGAAATCTTGAGTAAGGTTTCTGGAATTAAACTTATTTTAGATAAAAAAAGTCAAAAAAAATACGGAATAGATCACAAACGTTCTGGAGATATTGTGTTAGTTGCCGATTCCGAATCCTGGTTTACATATTACTACTGGTTAGATGAAAGGAAAGCTCCAGATTATGCTCGTTTGGTGGATATTCATCGAAAACCAGGCTATGATCCTTGCGAAATGTTTATGGATCCAAAAAATCCAATGATTAAGCTTAAGGCAGGGCTGAAATTACTCCGAAAAAAACTGGGATTTCGATACCTAATGGATGTCATCCCTTTGGATGCAAGTTTGGTTAAGGGCTCTCATGGGGCCTTGCACCAGAAAAAGGATTTTTACCCTATTTTTTCTTCAAACAAATTATATCCCCAAAAAGAAATTTCTGCTACTAAAGTGTACGATTTGATTTGGGATCAGATGACTTCAGAGATTTAA
- a CDS encoding winged helix-turn-helix domain-containing protein — MIKEPKKKLQENTKKGGQWTFLSNHAHVLICLSKDPEIRLKDVATLVGITERAVQAIVKDLVEAEILEKSKDGRRNQYIIQTEQKLRHPLEANHSILELLRLGK; from the coding sequence ATGATAAAAGAGCCGAAGAAAAAATTGCAAGAGAACACTAAAAAAGGAGGCCAGTGGACTTTTCTCTCTAACCATGCACATGTTTTGATATGTTTGAGCAAAGACCCTGAAATTCGGTTGAAGGATGTAGCAACTCTTGTTGGCATCACAGAGAGAGCAGTGCAAGCAATTGTAAAGGATTTGGTTGAAGCAGAAATTTTAGAAAAAAGCAAAGATGGACGGAGAAACCAATACATCATCCAAACCGAACAAAAACTACGACATCCTTTAGAAGCCAATCATTCCATTTTGGAATTACTTAGGTTAGGTAAATAA